A genomic region of Paralichthys olivaceus isolate ysfri-2021 chromosome 18, ASM2471397v2, whole genome shotgun sequence contains the following coding sequences:
- the slc26a1 gene encoding sulfate anion transporter 1 isoform X2: protein MEDVAKVTETTQARPTLLERRVRQRPSTVSLLKSKVKKGMTCSVARIRSTLTGFFPVVRWLPKYKLREYVWGDVMSGLIVGIILVPQAIAYCLLAGVEPIYGLYTSFYANIIYFLMGTSRHVSVGIFSLMSLMVGQVVDREVFLAGFDLSEDSKASGSVVFNGSMSFNLTAGEVHTVELMGLQCGKECYAISIAAALTFLAGVYQLMMAVFRLGFVSVYLSAPMLDGFATGASFTILTVQAKYLLGLKIPRHQGYGTVIVTWINIFSNIHKTNLCDLITSAICIITLVGAKEIQERYKHRLKIPLPTELIVVAGATLASHFGELNSHYGSSVSGHIPTGFIAPQVPQFSLMSRVAFDAIPLAVISFAFTVSLSEMFAKKNGYTVRPNQEMLAISFCNIIPSFFHCFTTSAALAKTMVKDSTGCQTQVSSLISALVVLLVLLFFAPFFYALQKCVLACIIIVSLRGALRKFKDVPAKWRTNRGDAIVWLVAMSGTTLISVELGLLVGVVFSMMCIIFKTQKPKVSLMGRANDSDLYEDMDEYKDLVPPPGVQVFRFQAPLYYANKDSFLKSLYRAVGVEPFLEVTRRRKAEKKAKEMFLKQANPNGEKNNGEVVIGLVQRELEFHTIVLDCSAIPFIDSAGLGTFKGLVEEYKEIGVSLLLASCNTSVIDTLRKGQFFGKNDKDMSSSLFHTVHAAVLSANSQRLLSNSANEADA, encoded by the exons ATGGAGGACGTTGCCAAGGTCACAGAAACCACACAGGCCCGGCCAACTCTCCTGGAGCGGCGGGTTCGGCAGCGACCTTCAACAGTTTCACTCCTCAAATCCAAAGTGAAGAAGGGCATGACCTGCTCTGTGGCCAGGATCCGATCCACCCTGACCGGATTCTTCCCTGTGGTGCGCTGGCTGCCTAAATACAAGCTCAGAGAGTACGTCTGGGGCGATGTCATGTCCGGGTTGATCGTGGGTATCATCTTGGTACCGCAGGCCATCGCCTACTGCTTGCTGGCAGGAGTGGAGCCCATCTATGGCTTATACACCTCATTTTACGCCAACATCATCTACTTCCTCATGGGGACGTCCAGACATGTTTCTGTGGGGATATTTAGCCTCATGAGCCTCATGGTTGGACAG GTGGTGGATAGGGAGGTATTCCTGGCAGGTTTTGACCTCAGTGAAGATTCCAAAGCTTCTGGTTCTGTTGTGTTCAATGGCTCAATGAGCTTTAACCTCACAGCTGGTGAAGTGCACACTGTGGAGCTAATGGGTCTGCAGTGCGGGAAGGAGTGTTACGCCATCAGTATTGCTGCTGCTCTTACATTCCTGGCAGGTGTCTACCAG CTCATGATGGCCGTGTTTCGGCTAGGCTTCGTCTCAGTCTACCTTTCGGCCCCCATGCTCGACGGTTTTGCCACAGGAGCCTCCTTCACGATTCTGACCGTTCAGGCTAAATACCTGTTGGGTCTTAAGATTCCACGACACCAAGGCTACGGCACAGTCATCGTCACCTGGATCAACATCTTCAGCAACATTCACAAGACCAACCTGTGTGACCTCATCACCAGTGCCATCTGTATCATCACTTTGG TGGGAGCAAAAGAGATCCAGGAGCGCTACAAGCATCGTTTAAAGATCCCTCTGCCGACTGAGCTGATAGTAGTGGCAGGAGCTACACTGGCCAGCCATTTTGGAGAGCTCAACAGCCATTATGGCTCCAGCGTTTCCGGTCACATTCCCACAGGGTTCATCGCTCCCCAGGTGCCCCAGTTTAGTCTGATGTCACGGGTGGCCTTCGATGCCATACCTCTGGCTGTCATTAG TTTTGCCTTCACCGTGTCGCTGTCTGAAATGTTCGCTAAGAAAAATGGCTACACGGTTCGTCCCAACCAGGAGATGCTGGCCATCAGCTTCTGTAACATCATCCCCTCCTTCTTCCACTGTTTCACCACCAGTGCAGCACTTGCAAAAACCATGGTGAAGGATTCAACGGGCTGCCAGACACAG GTATCAAGTCTGATCAGCGCCCTGGTCGTCcttctcgtcctcctcttcttcgcaCCTTTTTTCTACGCCCTCCAGAAATGTGTTCTTGCTTGTATCATCATTGTCAGCCTTCGGGGGGCACTAAGAAAGTTCAAGGACGTCCCAGCTAAGTGGCGCACCAACAGGGGTGATGCGATTGTTTGGCTGGTTGCAATGTCGGGCACCACTCTGATCAGTGTGGAGCTGGGCCTCCTGGTTGGAGTCGTCTTTTCTATGATGTGTATCATCTTTAAGACCCAGAAACCAAAA GTCTCCCTGATGGGCCGGGCCAACGACTCTGATCTTTACGAGGATATGGATGAGTACAAGGACCTAGTGCCACCACCGGGGGTTCAGGTGTTCCGCTTCCAAGCTCCTCTGTACTATGCCAACAAGGACTCCTTTCTCAAGTCCCTCTACAGAGCTGTCGGAGTCGAACCTTTCCTGGAGGTGACCAGGAGGAGAAAGGCAGAGAAAAAGGCCAAAGAAATGTTCTTGAAGCAGGCCAACCCAAACGGGGAAAAAAACAACGGAGAGGTTGTTATTGGACTTGTCCAAAGAGAACTGGAGTTCCACACGATAGTTTTAGACTGCTCTGCCATCCCTTTCATAGACTCAGCAGGGCTGGGTACGTTCAAAGGGCTAGTTGAGGAATATAAAGAGATCGGGGTGAGCTTGCTGCTTGCCAGCTGCAACACTTCAGTCATTGATACCCTGAGGAAGGGACAGTTCTTTGGAAAGAATGACAAAGACATGAGCAGCTCGCTGTTTCATACAGTTCACGCTGCCGTTCTTAGTGCAAACAGTCAAAGGCTCCTTAGCAATAGTGCAAATGAAGCTGATGCGTAA
- the LOC109626578 gene encoding progestin and adipoQ receptor family member 3-like, with protein sequence MLLKMPQKLLRTAHYIELGSYQHWPVLIPQSIRLYTFEQVPLFLKENPYITDGYRAHLPSKLCLRSIFMMSNETVNIWSHLLGFLLFFSLGVNDVSSTLPASGANREDYVIYAIGLFCFQVCMLCSVGYHLFSCHRSEKTCRRWLALDYAGISVGILGCYVPGIFYAFYCNAFWRQVYLLTVLSLILAVFCAQVHPRYLSNDWRRIRTMIFCCVAGISVIPACHWVWLNGGFSCDVVQLFLPRVIVMYLIAGSAFLFYVTKIPERYFPGQLNYLGASHQVWHILVVVMFYWWHQTAVHIMQFRHSEPCPTRSS encoded by the exons ATGCTGCTGAAGATGCCCCAGAAGCTGCTGAGGACGGCCCACTACATAGAGCTGGGCAGCTATCAGCACTGGCCCGTGCTGATTCCCCAGAGCATTCGACTGTACACCTTTGAGCAAGTGCCCCTCTTCCTCAAAGAGAACCCCTACATCACTGACGGATACAGGGCTCACCTGCCCTCCAAGCTCTGCCTGAGGAG TATTTTCATGATGTCCAATGAGACGGTGAATATCTGGAGCCACCTGCTcggcttcctcctcttcttctctctgggCGTCAATGACGTCTCCTCGACCCTTCCAGCCTCTGGAGCCAACAGAGAAGACTACGTCATCTACGCCATAGGGCTGTTCTGCTTCCAG GTGTGCATGTTGTGTTCAGTGGGATATCACCTGTTTTCCTGCCACCGATCGGAGAAGACGTGCCGTCGCTGGCTGGCATTAGACTATGCAGGCATCTCCGTTGGCATCTTGGGCTGTTACGTACCTGGGATCTTCTACGCTTTCTACTGTAATGCT TTTTGGCGACAGGTCTACCTGCTGACTGTACTCTCCCTGATCCTCGCCGTCTTCTGCGCTCAAGTCCACCCTCGTTATCTCAGCAACGACTGGCGACGCATACGTACGATGATCTTCTGCTGCGTGGCCGGCATCAGTGTGATTCCCGCCTGTCACTGGGTCTGGCTCAACGGAGGATTCTCCTGTGATGTTGTACAG CTGTTCCTGCCTCGTGTGATAGTGATGTACCTGATCGCTGGATCTGCCTTCCTGTTCTACGTCACCAAAATCCCGGAACGCTATTTTCCTG GCCAGCTGAACTACCTgggagccagccaccaggtgtgGCACATACTGGTGGTTGTGATGTTTTACTGGTGGCACCAGACGGCCGTGCACATCATGCAGTTCAGGCACAGTGAGCCCTGCCCGACCCGCAGCAGCTAA
- the slc26a1 gene encoding sulfate anion transporter 1 isoform X1, producing the protein MRTHQSGSDGRRCLFKLLPLSGSTADHFVHLLTPCCLLFLLKTMEDVAKVTETTQARPTLLERRVRQRPSTVSLLKSKVKKGMTCSVARIRSTLTGFFPVVRWLPKYKLREYVWGDVMSGLIVGIILVPQAIAYCLLAGVEPIYGLYTSFYANIIYFLMGTSRHVSVGIFSLMSLMVGQVVDREVFLAGFDLSEDSKASGSVVFNGSMSFNLTAGEVHTVELMGLQCGKECYAISIAAALTFLAGVYQLMMAVFRLGFVSVYLSAPMLDGFATGASFTILTVQAKYLLGLKIPRHQGYGTVIVTWINIFSNIHKTNLCDLITSAICIITLVGAKEIQERYKHRLKIPLPTELIVVAGATLASHFGELNSHYGSSVSGHIPTGFIAPQVPQFSLMSRVAFDAIPLAVISFAFTVSLSEMFAKKNGYTVRPNQEMLAISFCNIIPSFFHCFTTSAALAKTMVKDSTGCQTQVSSLISALVVLLVLLFFAPFFYALQKCVLACIIIVSLRGALRKFKDVPAKWRTNRGDAIVWLVAMSGTTLISVELGLLVGVVFSMMCIIFKTQKPKVSLMGRANDSDLYEDMDEYKDLVPPPGVQVFRFQAPLYYANKDSFLKSLYRAVGVEPFLEVTRRRKAEKKAKEMFLKQANPNGEKNNGEVVIGLVQRELEFHTIVLDCSAIPFIDSAGLGTFKGLVEEYKEIGVSLLLASCNTSVIDTLRKGQFFGKNDKDMSSSLFHTVHAAVLSANSQRLLSNSANEADA; encoded by the exons GAGCACAGCTGACCACTTTGTCCACCTCCTGACACCgtgctgcctcctcttcctcctgaagACCATGGAGGACGTTGCCAAGGTCACAGAAACCACACAGGCCCGGCCAACTCTCCTGGAGCGGCGGGTTCGGCAGCGACCTTCAACAGTTTCACTCCTCAAATCCAAAGTGAAGAAGGGCATGACCTGCTCTGTGGCCAGGATCCGATCCACCCTGACCGGATTCTTCCCTGTGGTGCGCTGGCTGCCTAAATACAAGCTCAGAGAGTACGTCTGGGGCGATGTCATGTCCGGGTTGATCGTGGGTATCATCTTGGTACCGCAGGCCATCGCCTACTGCTTGCTGGCAGGAGTGGAGCCCATCTATGGCTTATACACCTCATTTTACGCCAACATCATCTACTTCCTCATGGGGACGTCCAGACATGTTTCTGTGGGGATATTTAGCCTCATGAGCCTCATGGTTGGACAG GTGGTGGATAGGGAGGTATTCCTGGCAGGTTTTGACCTCAGTGAAGATTCCAAAGCTTCTGGTTCTGTTGTGTTCAATGGCTCAATGAGCTTTAACCTCACAGCTGGTGAAGTGCACACTGTGGAGCTAATGGGTCTGCAGTGCGGGAAGGAGTGTTACGCCATCAGTATTGCTGCTGCTCTTACATTCCTGGCAGGTGTCTACCAG CTCATGATGGCCGTGTTTCGGCTAGGCTTCGTCTCAGTCTACCTTTCGGCCCCCATGCTCGACGGTTTTGCCACAGGAGCCTCCTTCACGATTCTGACCGTTCAGGCTAAATACCTGTTGGGTCTTAAGATTCCACGACACCAAGGCTACGGCACAGTCATCGTCACCTGGATCAACATCTTCAGCAACATTCACAAGACCAACCTGTGTGACCTCATCACCAGTGCCATCTGTATCATCACTTTGG TGGGAGCAAAAGAGATCCAGGAGCGCTACAAGCATCGTTTAAAGATCCCTCTGCCGACTGAGCTGATAGTAGTGGCAGGAGCTACACTGGCCAGCCATTTTGGAGAGCTCAACAGCCATTATGGCTCCAGCGTTTCCGGTCACATTCCCACAGGGTTCATCGCTCCCCAGGTGCCCCAGTTTAGTCTGATGTCACGGGTGGCCTTCGATGCCATACCTCTGGCTGTCATTAG TTTTGCCTTCACCGTGTCGCTGTCTGAAATGTTCGCTAAGAAAAATGGCTACACGGTTCGTCCCAACCAGGAGATGCTGGCCATCAGCTTCTGTAACATCATCCCCTCCTTCTTCCACTGTTTCACCACCAGTGCAGCACTTGCAAAAACCATGGTGAAGGATTCAACGGGCTGCCAGACACAG GTATCAAGTCTGATCAGCGCCCTGGTCGTCcttctcgtcctcctcttcttcgcaCCTTTTTTCTACGCCCTCCAGAAATGTGTTCTTGCTTGTATCATCATTGTCAGCCTTCGGGGGGCACTAAGAAAGTTCAAGGACGTCCCAGCTAAGTGGCGCACCAACAGGGGTGATGCGATTGTTTGGCTGGTTGCAATGTCGGGCACCACTCTGATCAGTGTGGAGCTGGGCCTCCTGGTTGGAGTCGTCTTTTCTATGATGTGTATCATCTTTAAGACCCAGAAACCAAAA GTCTCCCTGATGGGCCGGGCCAACGACTCTGATCTTTACGAGGATATGGATGAGTACAAGGACCTAGTGCCACCACCGGGGGTTCAGGTGTTCCGCTTCCAAGCTCCTCTGTACTATGCCAACAAGGACTCCTTTCTCAAGTCCCTCTACAGAGCTGTCGGAGTCGAACCTTTCCTGGAGGTGACCAGGAGGAGAAAGGCAGAGAAAAAGGCCAAAGAAATGTTCTTGAAGCAGGCCAACCCAAACGGGGAAAAAAACAACGGAGAGGTTGTTATTGGACTTGTCCAAAGAGAACTGGAGTTCCACACGATAGTTTTAGACTGCTCTGCCATCCCTTTCATAGACTCAGCAGGGCTGGGTACGTTCAAAGGGCTAGTTGAGGAATATAAAGAGATCGGGGTGAGCTTGCTGCTTGCCAGCTGCAACACTTCAGTCATTGATACCCTGAGGAAGGGACAGTTCTTTGGAAAGAATGACAAAGACATGAGCAGCTCGCTGTTTCATACAGTTCACGCTGCCGTTCTTAGTGCAAACAGTCAAAGGCTCCTTAGCAATAGTGCAAATGAAGCTGATGCGTAA